A part of Candidatus Margulisiibacteriota bacterium genomic DNA contains:
- a CDS encoding 4Fe-4S ferredoxin, translated as MFKIETVKGNNRLSTQQLLQIIYEQMANGETEFEVFASGQHDIGGPLWTTDGNPIKFIVHNPGQRVGSMCLEGTEVVVEGSAPADVGWLNAGGIITIKGDGGDTTAHCAASGKIYVGGRTGTRSGSLMKHDPAYDVPEFWVLKNTGSFSFEFMGGGTAIVCGFDCEGFDSVLGDRACVGMVGGTVYFRGQVNGVYEKDVKIADLEEQDIAFLQKGIPVFLSKIGRSELASKLIDMSEWKKIVSKSFEDRSKKTKAGIEDFRKAQWVEGGIFGDVFPDDNIVNGLVNSGHWRLRKPEWDNAKYAAPCEWNCPAGIPSQTRFNLMRNGDFKEAYNIILEYTPFPASVCGNVCPNLCMQACTRCNIDYPAQIKGLGLLSGEVKVDKPPRQTDKRVAIIGSGVGGLTAAWMLALRGHNATVFEADSLVGGKIAQVIPDHRLSKAILDVEVDRIKKIGVEIKTNSKIDKDKFAQLKKDYDAVIIATGAHTPKVIPWKGSEKLVKGLDFLKKVNKGDRPDLGKKVVVIGCGNAGMDVMSAAYQCGAELVTGIDVVKPMAFEHEIEAVKKLGAVLRYPVMTKEITDKGVLLEDGSFIEADTVVISIGEVPMLDFISDVTLARGFISTGQHFNIEGNVYAIGDVSKQGLLIDAIANGREVALYLNSLFNNTEYTLKSKPKVVPSESLSLEYFHKCNVDTLPKPEDDYNRCISCGTCRDCKMCLESCPEGAIRRVVHDDNTYEYISDSRLCIGCGICQGVCPCGIWHMYENEVKYAIED; from the coding sequence ATGTTTAAAATAGAAACCGTTAAAGGTAATAATCGATTATCAACGCAACAATTACTTCAAATTATTTATGAGCAAATGGCTAATGGAGAAACAGAATTTGAAGTGTTTGCTTCCGGACAACATGATATCGGTGGCCCTCTATGGACTACTGACGGAAATCCTATAAAATTTATTGTTCATAATCCTGGTCAACGGGTAGGATCAATGTGTCTTGAAGGCACAGAGGTTGTTGTTGAAGGGTCAGCTCCTGCAGACGTAGGTTGGCTCAATGCCGGTGGAATTATTACTATTAAAGGTGATGGCGGCGATACTACTGCGCACTGTGCTGCTTCTGGGAAGATATATGTGGGAGGAAGAACCGGGACTCGATCAGGTTCTCTTATGAAACATGATCCTGCATACGATGTTCCTGAGTTTTGGGTACTCAAAAATACCGGTAGTTTTTCCTTTGAATTCATGGGTGGCGGAACTGCGATTGTTTGTGGATTTGACTGTGAAGGATTTGATTCTGTTCTTGGCGATAGAGCCTGTGTTGGTATGGTCGGCGGGACGGTTTATTTTCGTGGACAGGTCAATGGAGTATATGAGAAAGATGTTAAGATTGCAGACCTTGAAGAACAAGATATTGCTTTTTTACAGAAAGGAATTCCAGTATTCCTGTCAAAAATCGGACGTAGCGAATTAGCTTCTAAGCTTATTGATATGTCAGAGTGGAAAAAAATTGTCTCTAAGTCATTTGAAGACAGAAGCAAAAAAACAAAGGCAGGTATTGAAGATTTTCGTAAAGCACAATGGGTTGAAGGTGGAATATTCGGAGATGTTTTTCCTGATGATAACATTGTTAATGGACTCGTTAACAGCGGACATTGGCGACTAAGAAAACCTGAATGGGATAACGCAAAATACGCTGCTCCCTGTGAGTGGAACTGTCCGGCAGGTATACCATCGCAGACCCGTTTCAACCTAATGCGTAACGGAGATTTCAAAGAAGCTTATAATATCATATTGGAATACACTCCGTTCCCAGCTTCGGTATGTGGAAATGTTTGTCCTAATTTATGTATGCAGGCATGTACTCGATGTAATATTGATTATCCTGCACAGATAAAAGGGTTAGGTTTATTATCCGGTGAAGTTAAAGTTGACAAACCTCCGAGACAAACCGATAAACGGGTTGCTATCATCGGTTCTGGTGTCGGCGGGCTCACTGCTGCATGGATGTTAGCTCTAAGAGGGCACAATGCGACAGTTTTCGAAGCAGATTCGCTTGTCGGTGGTAAAATTGCACAAGTTATTCCTGATCATAGATTATCAAAAGCTATATTAGATGTAGAAGTGGATAGAATAAAAAAAATCGGTGTAGAAATAAAAACCAATAGCAAAATTGATAAAGATAAGTTTGCTCAATTAAAAAAAGATTATGATGCAGTTATTATAGCAACTGGAGCTCATACCCCCAAAGTTATTCCATGGAAGGGCAGCGAAAAACTTGTTAAAGGCTTGGATTTTTTAAAAAAAGTTAATAAAGGGGATCGTCCTGATCTAGGCAAGAAAGTGGTTGTTATCGGCTGCGGAAATGCAGGTATGGATGTTATGTCAGCAGCGTATCAATGCGGCGCAGAATTAGTGACCGGTATAGATGTTGTTAAGCCTATGGCGTTCGAACACGAAATTGAAGCAGTCAAAAAGTTAGGGGCGGTACTGAGATACCCTGTAATGACCAAAGAAATAACTGACAAGGGTGTTCTTCTTGAAGACGGAAGTTTTATTGAAGCGGATACGGTAGTTATTTCAATCGGCGAAGTTCCTATGCTTGATTTTATTTCTGATGTTACGTTAGCGAGAGGCTTTATTAGTACTGGTCAGCATTTCAATATTGAAGGCAATGTCTATGCTATTGGTGATGTATCTAAGCAAGGCTTATTGATAGATGCTATTGCTAACGGACGGGAAGTAGCTCTCTATCTTAACTCGTTATTTAATAATACTGAATATACCTTGAAATCAAAGCCAAAAGTTGTACCTTCTGAGTCTTTGTCTCTAGAATATTTTCATAAATGCAATGTTGATACTCTTCCCAAACCCGAAGATGATTATAATCGCTGTATAAGCTGCGGAACTTGTAGAGACTGCAAAATGTGTCTTGAATCATGTCCTGAAGGTGCTATCCGAAGAGTGGTTCATGATGATAATACGTATGAGTATATTTCTGATAGCAGATTGTGTATTGGCTGCGGTATCTGCCAAGGAGTTTGTCCTTGTGGTATCTGGCATATGTATGAGAACGAAGTAAAATACGCGATCGAAGACTAA
- the mtnA gene encoding S-methyl-5-thioribose-1-phosphate isomerase: MEKGVVKLINQTLIPHKFEIKTSANYQETAKAIKDMIVRGAPAIGAAAAYGIVQAVNAANSSNFGEYIKQAEICLKNTRPTAKDLFTAIDYVMEVIKDETSLEKIKSIVFNRAEEYANKSADACKKIGEYGAELIKDGDIIETHCNAGWLACVDWGTALSPIYHAKQQGKQIFVYVDETRPRCQGSNLTAWELAEEGVPHRVIPDNAGAYYMSKGVSMMMVGADRIAANGDVANKIGTYEKAIVAKEFGIPFYVAAPMSTFDLSCLSGKDIPIEERSEDEVAYVHGWSDNGNFSRVRIMPVKSRACNPSFDVTPSKYIAGIITEKGIIKPDNESILNLFAVNNVAEFEGVKK; the protein is encoded by the coding sequence ATGGAAAAAGGGGTAGTTAAACTAATTAATCAGACCCTCATTCCTCATAAGTTTGAGATTAAGACATCAGCCAATTACCAGGAAACAGCTAAGGCGATTAAAGATATGATTGTTCGCGGAGCTCCGGCAATAGGCGCTGCTGCTGCATATGGAATTGTGCAGGCAGTTAATGCTGCGAACAGCAGTAATTTTGGTGAGTATATTAAACAAGCCGAAATTTGTTTGAAGAATACCCGTCCGACAGCTAAGGACCTGTTTACCGCCATAGACTATGTAATGGAAGTCATTAAGGATGAAACAAGTTTGGAAAAAATAAAATCGATAGTGTTCAATCGAGCGGAGGAATATGCAAACAAGAGTGCTGACGCCTGTAAAAAAATAGGTGAATATGGCGCTGAATTAATAAAAGATGGCGATATTATTGAGACTCATTGTAATGCCGGCTGGTTAGCTTGTGTTGATTGGGGGACCGCTTTGTCTCCTATTTATCATGCGAAGCAACAAGGAAAGCAGATATTTGTTTATGTTGATGAAACGAGACCTCGATGCCAGGGAAGTAATTTGACGGCGTGGGAACTAGCAGAGGAAGGTGTTCCTCATCGAGTTATCCCTGATAATGCAGGAGCCTATTATATGTCGAAAGGCGTTTCTATGATGATGGTCGGCGCTGATAGGATAGCTGCGAATGGTGATGTTGCAAATAAGATCGGTACTTATGAGAAAGCTATCGTGGCAAAAGAATTTGGTATACCGTTTTATGTTGCTGCGCCTATGTCAACTTTTGATCTAAGCTGTCTTTCCGGAAAAGATATTCCGATAGAAGAACGAAGTGAAGATGAAGTAGCATATGTTCATGGATGGTCTGACAACGGCAATTTTTCGAGAGTTCGGATAATGCCTGTAAAGTCCAGGGCCTGTAATCCGTCTTTTGATGTGACTCCATCGAAATATATTGCTGGTATTATTACTGAAAAGGGTATTATTAAGCCAGATAATGAATCAATTTTGAATCTATTTGCTGTGAATAATGTTGCAGAATTTGAAGGAGTAAAGAAATGA